The Flavobacterium piscisymbiosum genome includes a region encoding these proteins:
- the glmS gene encoding glutamine--fructose-6-phosphate transaminase (isomerizing): MCGIVGYIGHREAYPIVIKGLKRLEYRGYDSAGVMLYDAETGIKVCKTKGKVLDLEAKAKEGFTTNGTIGIGHTRWATHGVPNDVNSHPHLSNSGELVIIHNGIIENYAPLKEELIKRGYTFKSDTDTEVLVNLIEEVQKKEGIKLGKAVQIALNQVVGAYAIAVFDKKNPNEIVAARLGSPLAIGVGEGEYFIASDASPFIEYTSNAIYLEDGEMANIRLHKPLKVRKIKDDSLVDPYIQELQMNLEQIEKGGYDHFMLKEIYEQPSVIKDTYRGRLHANEGIVQMAGVEDNLEKFLNAKRILIVACGTSWHAGLVAEYIFEEFTRIPVEVEYASEFRYRNPIINKDDVVIAISQSGETADTMAAIKLAKENGAFVFGVCNVVGSSISRESHAGAYTHAGPEIGVASTKAFTTQITVLTMIALRLGKAKGTLSNTDYRTYLQELEIIPEKVAEALQTNDRAKEIAAVFKDAPNCLYLGRGYNFPVALEGALKLKEISYIHAEGYPAAEMKHGPIALIDEHMPVIVIAPKQGHYDKIVSNIQEIKSRSGKIIAVVTKGDTQVRELADYVIEIPETSDALSPLITTIPLQLLSYYIAVMRGCNVDQPRNLAKSVTVE, from the coding sequence ATGTGTGGAATTGTTGGATATATCGGTCATAGAGAGGCTTATCCTATTGTTATCAAGGGATTAAAGCGGCTCGAGTACAGAGGATATGATAGTGCGGGTGTCATGTTATATGATGCCGAAACAGGTATAAAAGTTTGTAAAACAAAAGGTAAAGTCTTAGATCTTGAAGCTAAAGCAAAAGAAGGTTTTACTACAAACGGAACTATAGGAATTGGGCATACGCGTTGGGCAACACATGGTGTGCCAAACGATGTAAACTCACATCCTCATCTTTCTAATTCAGGTGAGTTGGTTATTATTCATAATGGAATCATTGAGAATTATGCGCCGCTTAAAGAGGAATTAATCAAAAGAGGATATACTTTTAAATCTGATACAGATACTGAAGTTTTAGTCAATTTGATTGAGGAAGTTCAGAAGAAAGAAGGAATAAAATTGGGTAAAGCAGTTCAGATTGCTTTAAATCAAGTGGTAGGAGCGTATGCAATTGCTGTTTTTGATAAAAAAAATCCAAACGAAATTGTTGCTGCAAGATTAGGTAGTCCGTTAGCGATTGGTGTTGGCGAAGGAGAATATTTTATTGCTTCTGATGCTTCGCCTTTTATCGAATATACTTCGAATGCCATTTATCTTGAAGATGGTGAAATGGCAAACATTAGATTGCACAAGCCTCTTAAAGTTAGAAAAATTAAAGATGACTCTTTAGTAGATCCTTATATCCAGGAGCTTCAAATGAATTTGGAGCAAATTGAAAAAGGTGGTTATGATCATTTCATGCTGAAAGAAATCTACGAACAGCCAAGTGTTATAAAAGATACTTACAGAGGAAGGCTTCATGCGAATGAAGGAATTGTTCAGATGGCAGGTGTTGAGGATAACTTAGAAAAATTCTTAAACGCAAAACGTATTCTAATTGTAGCATGCGGTACTTCATGGCACGCAGGTTTAGTAGCGGAATATATTTTTGAAGAATTTACACGTATTCCTGTTGAAGTAGAATACGCTTCTGAGTTTAGATACAGAAACCCAATTATCAATAAAGATGATGTTGTAATTGCTATTTCTCAATCCGGAGAAACGGCTGATACAATGGCGGCTATAAAACTGGCTAAAGAAAACGGAGCTTTTGTTTTTGGAGTTTGTAATGTGGTAGGATCTTCTATTTCAAGAGAAAGTCACGCAGGTGCTTATACACATGCAGGGCCAGAAATTGGAGTAGCTTCTACAAAAGCATTTACAACTCAAATTACAGTTTTAACCATGATTGCTTTGCGATTAGGTAAAGCAAAGGGGACTTTGTCGAATACTGATTACCGTACGTACTTGCAAGAATTGGAAATAATTCCTGAAAAAGTAGCAGAGGCATTACAAACAAACGATAGAGCAAAAGAAATTGCTGCAGTATTTAAAGATGCTCCAAACTGTTTGTATTTAGGTCGTGGATATAATTTCCCGGTTGCATTAGAAGGAGCTTTAAAGCTTAAAGAGATCTCATACATTCACGCTGAAGGTTATCCTGCTGCGGAAATGAAACACGGTCCAATTGCTTTGATCGACGAGCATATGCCTGTTATTGTAATTGCACCAAAACAAGGTCACTACGATAAAATTGTAAGTAACATTCAGGAAATTAAATCAAGAAGCGGTAAAATCATCGCTGTAGTAACTAAAGGTGATACTCAGGTTCGTGAGTTAGCTGATTATGTTATTGAGATTCCTGAAACTTCAGATGCGTTGTCTCCATTAATTACAACAATACCTTTACAGTTGCTATCTTATTATATAGCCGTAATGAGAGGTTGTAATGTAGATCAGCCGCGTAACTTAGCAAAATCAGTTACTGTAGAATAG